A window of Desulfuromonas soudanensis genomic DNA:
TAGCCATCGAGGGCAATACCCTGAGCGAATCGCAAATTACCGCGATTCTCGACGGCAAGCGGGTGATCGCTCCGCCCCGCGAGGTGCAGGAGGTGAAAAACGCCCTGGCCGCCTACGACTATTTCGATAGTTGGAAACCCGAGGCGGAGAAGGATCTGCTGGAGGCGCACCGTATTTTGATGTCCGGCCTGTTTGCCGACATCCCGGTGGAAAGCCTGATCTTCGAGCACCAGGCCGAGTACTACCAGGCCTTGCAGGAGAGCACCCGCCAGACCGATTCGGCACCCTTCATCGCCTTCATGCTGCGAATGATCCTGGATACCGTGACCACCTCCGCCCCCCAAGTCAGCCCTCAAGTCACCCCCCAAGTCAGTGAACTGTTGGCAGTTTTCCAAGGTGAGATGAGCCGCGAGGCGTTGCAAGCCGCCTTGGGCCTTTCGGACCGCAAATCCTTCCGCGAACGCTACCTCAAACCTGCCCTGGCCGACGGTCTGATTGAGATGACCTTCCCCGACAAGCCCAACAGCCGCCTGCAGCAATATCGCCTGACCGACAAGGGCCGCCAGCTATGAAGGCTAAAGAATTCGACCGCAAATTCGACGAAGGCAAGGAATTGTCGACCAGCTCGACCTTGCAAAAGCAAGGCGGCCGGAGCAGGAGCAAAAGCGGGTCAATGTCGATTTCCCGCTGTGGATGATCCACCAACTCGATAAGGAGGCCAAACGCCTCGGCGTTCCGCGCCCGTCAATTATCAAGGTCTGGGTTGCCGAACGCCTCAAACAAGCTTCCTGAATCGACCGCAGTTGCGAGGACAAAAGCCCCAAGGGGACATTAAGCAATGTCCCCGGTCCGGGTTTGGGGGATGATCCCCTCCTGAACGGCGCGCTCGCGTCCCTCGGGGGACAGATGAAACCTTCGGCCGAGCAGACCGCCCCGCTCGATCATTCCCTGATTTTCCAGGGAGGCGAGGGCCTCTTCGACCGCCGGCCGGTCGAAATGAAGAGCGTCGGCCAGGCTTGCCGGCGAGAGTCCCTTCACCCCGGCGAGGGCCAGTTGCTGAAAGAGGATCGCCTCGAAACCCTTCAGGCGATCACTTCTCCCCATCGGCTTTTCTTCGGGCTCCTTTTCCGCCT
This region includes:
- a CDS encoding Fic family protein, producing MSAYQPPYNITPEILNRAAGISEAIGRLTVLTDKVRALRLRRINRVRTIHGSLAIEGNTLSESQITAILDGKRVIAPPREVQEVKNALAAYDYFDSWKPEAEKDLLEAHRILMSGLFADIPVESLIFEHQAEYYQALQESTRQTDSAPFIAFMLRMILDTVTTSAPQVSPQVTPQVSELLAVFQGEMSREALQAALGLSDRKSFRERYLKPALADGLIEMTFPDKPNSRLQQYRLTDKGRQL